In the Muricauda sp. MAR_2010_75 genome, one interval contains:
- a CDS encoding RraA family protein codes for MFKRGVFVMLFLFGMVGQVLAQQISKEELIFLTPEWKGERFEDGRPKVSDAILERMKSVSIEEAWAVMKNAGYRYQIAEDWKLINPDSVLVGRALTATFMPGRPAVWKAIDDRGKAQGKRGQNTWPVDLLVKGDVYVANQFGADRDGPTIGDNVGNAIYANSGNGIVYDGALRDVEGLMEIGDFTSFYTSYDASHHNPPGDLNTMIIGINQPTLIRKVTVMPGDVVLGKLGVVVFIPPHLAEKVVTTSEIVRLRDMFGHQRIREGKYTAGQIDTRWAEEIEKDFSKWLNDHIDELPVPKEQIQEILKNRTW; via the coding sequence ATGTTTAAAAGAGGAGTATTTGTTATGCTGTTTCTCTTTGGAATGGTGGGACAGGTTCTTGCCCAACAAATATCCAAAGAAGAACTGATTTTCTTAACCCCGGAATGGAAGGGTGAACGATTTGAGGACGGGAGACCCAAGGTTTCCGATGCTATCTTGGAACGGATGAAATCCGTTAGTATTGAAGAGGCTTGGGCAGTGATGAAAAATGCTGGGTACAGGTATCAAATTGCTGAAGACTGGAAGCTCATCAACCCTGATAGCGTTTTGGTAGGGCGTGCGCTAACCGCCACATTCATGCCTGGGCGACCTGCAGTTTGGAAAGCCATTGACGATAGAGGAAAAGCCCAAGGTAAACGCGGACAGAATACTTGGCCTGTGGATCTCTTGGTTAAAGGTGATGTATATGTTGCCAATCAGTTTGGAGCAGACAGAGACGGACCAACCATTGGAGATAATGTGGGGAATGCCATTTATGCAAATTCCGGTAATGGGATAGTATATGATGGTGCACTTAGAGATGTGGAAGGCCTCATGGAAATAGGCGATTTCACCTCTTTTTATACAAGTTATGACGCATCCCACCATAATCCTCCCGGAGATTTGAATACCATGATCATAGGAATCAACCAACCTACACTGATCAGAAAGGTGACCGTTATGCCAGGGGATGTGGTCTTGGGCAAGTTGGGCGTTGTGGTCTTTATTCCGCCGCATTTGGCAGAAAAAGTGGTGACCACTTCCGAAATTGTGCGTCTACGCGATATGTTCGGACACCAACGTATTCGAGAAGGAAAATATACTGCGGGTCAAATTGATACCCGATGGGCGGAAGAGATTGAAAAGGATTTCAGCAAATGGCTCAACGATCATATCGATGAACTTCCTGTGCCAAAAGAACAAATTCAAGAAATATTAAAAAACAGAACCTGGTAA
- a CDS encoding mandelate racemase/muconate lactonizing enzyme family protein yields the protein MKNSRRSFITKSALATAGLGMVSSTYGNEYVQAMDKNPKLSAPSDLKITDVKCGFIRRGSGLFVKIHTNQGIYGCGEGVDAVPGTYHLVKRMGYFLRDQSPFNVHKIFEDIRRAGHFGGGQSGTYVAVLSAIETALWDLAGKALDLPVYKLLGGKFRDKVRVYCDTALYRVRFPSPEDFATAATDAIKNWGFNALKFDLDYASDPDKYDRYNWTASPGEISRMYNQLAAVREAVGPKIDLCVDMHGRYDHVTAQTIAKKVEDLNLTWLEEPIPAENFDAFKTLCEETSTPISAGENVYLGHGFKQLLDNGVDIVMPDLQKCGGLGEGQRIANLANLYYVPFSPHMVASFLGAMACAHVCASVPNFHLMEWQSYFHTDPMFKEIVTYDEADWVKDSFVTVSEKPGIGVDINEEAMKKYAPEGIPFFE from the coding sequence GTGAAAAATTCAAGAAGATCATTTATCACAAAATCAGCATTGGCAACTGCCGGTTTGGGAATGGTGTCCAGCACCTATGGTAATGAATATGTGCAGGCGATGGACAAAAACCCAAAGCTTTCTGCACCCTCAGACTTAAAAATAACCGATGTAAAGTGCGGTTTCATTCGTAGAGGTAGTGGACTGTTCGTAAAAATACATACCAACCAAGGAATTTATGGATGTGGAGAAGGTGTGGATGCTGTACCAGGCACCTATCATTTGGTGAAACGAATGGGCTATTTTTTAAGAGACCAAAGCCCGTTCAATGTGCATAAAATTTTTGAGGATATCCGCAGAGCCGGTCATTTTGGAGGTGGGCAATCAGGCACCTATGTTGCAGTGCTGTCAGCCATTGAGACGGCATTATGGGATTTGGCGGGTAAAGCGCTGGACTTACCCGTTTATAAACTTTTAGGAGGCAAATTCCGTGATAAAGTTCGCGTATACTGTGATACGGCCCTTTATCGCGTTCGTTTTCCCTCCCCAGAAGATTTTGCAACGGCGGCCACCGATGCCATCAAGAACTGGGGGTTTAATGCCTTAAAATTCGATTTGGATTATGCCAGCGATCCCGACAAATACGATCGATATAATTGGACTGCCAGCCCTGGTGAGATTTCAAGGATGTATAACCAGCTTGCGGCGGTAAGGGAGGCTGTTGGCCCTAAAATAGACCTATGTGTAGATATGCACGGACGTTACGACCACGTAACCGCCCAAACGATTGCCAAAAAAGTGGAAGACCTTAACCTAACGTGGTTGGAGGAGCCCATACCCGCTGAGAATTTTGATGCTTTCAAGACTTTATGTGAAGAAACAAGTACTCCCATTTCGGCAGGCGAAAACGTTTACCTTGGTCATGGCTTCAAGCAATTATTGGACAATGGAGTTGATATTGTTATGCCCGACCTACAAAAATGTGGTGGGCTTGGCGAAGGCCAGCGTATTGCCAACCTAGCCAACTTGTATTATGTGCCGTTTTCACCCCATATGGTGGCTTCCTTCTTGGGAGCAATGGCATGTGCGCACGTTTGTGCCAGTGTGCCTAACTTCCATTTAATGGAATGGCAGTCCTATTTCCATACAGACCCTATGTTCAAGGAAATAGTGACATACGACGAGGCCGATTGGGTAAAAGACAGTTTTGTAACGGTATCGGAAAAACCCGGCATTGGTGTGGACATTAATGAAGAAGCGATGAAGAAATATGCTCCAGAGGGCATACCATTTTTCGAATAA